GGGACTGAACGGCGGGGCGACGAGGGGGGTCAGCCCTTCCCGCCCCGCTCCCGGTCCCGTACCGACGAGGCGCGGGCGATCACCGCCGGTTCCGGGGACTCGGCCACCGTCGGCGTGGTGGTGTCCCCGCGCAGCCTCCGCAGCAGCAGCTCGACGGCAGCCGACGCCGCCTGCTCCAGGTGCAGGTCGACCGCCGTCAGGGGCGGTTCACAGGTGCGGGCGCGCAGGCCGTCGTAGCGGGTGGCCACCATGACGTCGTCCGGAACGGACCGCCCGCTGTCCCGGACGGCCCGGACCGCGCCCACGGCGAAGGCGTCGACCATCGCGCACACCGCGTCGGTGCCGGGGTGTTCGGCGAGGAGCGTGGCGCAGGCCTCGTAGCCCGCCTGTTCACCACCCGACTCGGCGACCCGCGCCACGACCGGGGGCCAGCCACGCTCCCGCGCCATGTGCTCGTAGGCGGCGACCGCGTCCACGGACGAGTGCCGGGAGCCCGAGCCCACCATCAGCGCCGGCCGGGTCGCGCCCTGGTCGTGCAGGTGCCGCAACAGCAGCTCGGTCACCCGCCCACCGCGCAGATCCACGTACGGCACGTCCTCGTCCGGCGCCATGGGCCTGCCGAGCGCCACGTACGGCAGCCCGCGCTCGCGCAACTGCGCCGCAGCGGCGTCCGCGGTGTCCGGCTCGACCACGATGGCCCCGTCGATGTCCACGGAGTACAGCGCCGACCCAGACTGGACGGGCGGTACGAGCACGAGCGCGAAGCCGTGCGTGAGGGCGCTCTCCGCGGCCGCCGCCGCGACCTCCATGTAGAAGCCGAGCCGGGACGGGCCGCCCGCCACGGCGAACGGCATCGAGGACGCCAGCGCGATCGCCTTCGCCTCTCCGCGGCGCAGCCTCTGGGCCCGGAGGTTGGGCCGGTATCCCAGCTCCGCGGCCGCCTGCCTGACGCGTTCCCGGGTCCGGGGGTCGACCTTCCCCAGCCCGTTGAGGGCGTGGGACACGGTGGTCCGGGAGACCCCCGCGACGCGGGCGACGTCGGCGATGGTGGGCTGTCTCGGGCCGGGGGCGGAAGCGGTCATCCGCGCGGACTCTCCTCGCTGGCGGGGAAGGGCGTACCCGACCATCTTCCCCGACGGCGCCGCTCACCGGGAGTTCGGCCGCGCTCAGCCCTGCTGCTGCCCGGCGCCCTCGAGGGCCTGGCCGGTCATGTCGGTCACCTCGGCGGCGGGCGGGGCCTCGGCGTCGACCTCGGTGCCGAAGTCCGAGAAGTTCATGACCGTGCTCATCTTGAGTTCCTTGGGCGACGAGCCGCCGTCGGGCTTCGCGGAGGCGGAGGCCGGTGCCTTGACGGTCATGTCGATCTGCTGGCGCCGCAGCCTGCCGTCGTCGTCGAGCCAGACCTGCATCGGCAGCGTCGGGCCGAGCTGCTGGCGCATCAGTTCGCCGCCGGGCAGCTCGGCGACGTCGACCGACACCCGGTAGTGGGTGGTCTCGGCGCCGTCGACCTTCTCGGTGCCGACCTTCTTGACGTCCTTGTCGGTGATCGCCTTGGCGTAGGCGGCGGTCTGGGCCGGATCGCCGAGCTGCTGACTGCCCAGGCCCTGCTGCTGGGCGACCTTCTTGAGGTCGATCTTGATCCAGGGCTTGCCGCCCGCGTTCTGCCCGGGCACCTTCTGGTACAGGACCTGGTCGACGACGCGCTGCTCGATCTTCTTGTTCTGGGCGGTGACGGTCATCACGCTGTCGCCCTCGGCCAGATCGATCGTGCCCTGGCCGTCGGTCGTGATCCGCTCGTCCCCGGCGGTGAGTTCCATGTCGATCGTCATGCGCGCGGACCCGGCTGCGGCCGTCTTGTCGTAGGCCGCCCGGACCGCCTTCGTGTCCTGCCCCTGGCCGCCCCCGCCGGAGCCGCTGTCGCTCGCACTCGAACTCGCGCTCGCCGATGCGCCCTTGTCCTTGCCCATGTCCTCGGCCTGCGAGTCGCCGTCACCCCCGCATCCCGCCAGCACCACGCTCGCCATGACGGCGGCGGTGCCGATCGCGCCGGCCTTCATCCCCCTGCTGCGCATGTGAATCCCCTTCTCCTCAACGGCTCTCGGCCGCCGTCACCCGGCGTCCGGCTTTCGAGCCGCATGCCCGTGATGAGGCTCAACACGCCTATTGCTGCGTCGTTTTGCGGATGGGACGGGCCTGGCAACCTCCGCGGCCGTCGTGCGGTCCTGTCGAAGGGGGCCGGCGGTGGAAGAAGGCCGGCCGGACGACAGCCACGAGCGAGGGTGGAGATGGCGGAGCTGCACACCACGGTGACCTGGGTCGACGTACGCGAGCGGCTGCCGCGGGCCGGTCACCCCGTAGCGGCGGCGATCACCGGACGGTATCCGGCCGAGGCCACCGCCGATCCCGCCACCGCGCGACGGCAGGAATTCTGGCTGGTGAGGACCATGTACTTCACGGACCGGCACCACACCGAGACCGGCGGGGTGCACCGCGACTGTTTCGTCGACTCCGACGGCGTCGTGCGCTTCCCCCACGACCCGGACAGCGACGACAGCGTGACCCACTGGGCCGAGCTGCCCACCCTGCCCGGCGAGGCGACGCACCTCCTGCTCGGCGACGACGTGCGGCCGGCTCTGCTAAAGGCGTGGAACATGGGCTGAGGCGTCTGATCCGGCGGTCCGGCTCGGGCGCCCCGGGGTGAGGCGTGTCTCATCCGGGCCTGCCGCCTTGTCTATGCAACAAGTTGCATAGAAGGATCGGGGCATGGCGCTCGAACACGCGATCCTCGTCTCGCTGCTGGAGAAGCCGGGCTCGGGTTACGAACTCGCGCGCCGGTTCGAACGGTCCATCGGGTACTTCTGGACCGCGACCCACCAGCAGATCTACCGCGTCCTCGGACGCATGGAGGGTGGCGGCCTCCTGCACGTCCGCGACGTCCCGCAGCAGGGGCGGCCGGACAAGAAGGAGTACTCCGTGGCGGCCCCCGGCCGCGCGGTGCTCTCGGCATGGCTGCACGAGCCGGTCGAACCGGAGAGCGTACGCCACGAACTCGCCGTGAAGATCCGGGGAGCGGCCTTCGACGACCCGACGGCGCTGATCTCCGAGGTCGAGCGCCACCGAAAGGTCCACGACGACCGGCTCCGGCGCTACCTCACCGGGGAGCAGCGGGACTTCACCGGGCCCGAAGCACCCGACCCCCTGGACGTCGGCCAGGAACTCCAGCACGTCGTCCTGCGCGGCGGCATCGCCTACGAGCGCATGACCATCGCCTGGCTCGACGACGTCCTCGACACCCTCCACCGGCTCCACGCCGGGAAGTCCCGCGCCTGAACACCCGGCGCCCCCCGCACCAGTACCACGTCCGCTCCCGCGACCCGCTCCGGAAGGCACCCCTCATGGCCGACCAGTTCCTGTTCAACCCGCGCACCTACGACCCGGCGCACTTCGACCCGGAGACGCGCAGGCTGCTGCGCGCCACGGTCGACTGGTTCGAGGCGCGCGGCAAGCGCAGGCTGATCGAGGACTACCGCTCGCGCGTCTGGCTGGAGGACTTCCTCG
The Streptomyces sp. NBC_01723 genome window above contains:
- a CDS encoding DUF7537 family lipoprotein — encoded protein: MRSRGMKAGAIGTAAVMASVVLAGCGGDGDSQAEDMGKDKGASASASSSASDSGSGGGGQGQDTKAVRAAYDKTAAAGSARMTIDMELTAGDERITTDGQGTIDLAEGDSVMTVTAQNKKIEQRVVDQVLYQKVPGQNAGGKPWIKIDLKKVAQQQGLGSQQLGDPAQTAAYAKAITDKDVKKVGTEKVDGAETTHYRVSVDVAELPGGELMRQQLGPTLPMQVWLDDDGRLRRQQIDMTVKAPASASAKPDGGSSPKELKMSTVMNFSDFGTEVDAEAPPAAEVTDMTGQALEGAGQQQG
- a CDS encoding LacI family DNA-binding transcriptional regulator; translation: MTASAPGPRQPTIADVARVAGVSRTTVSHALNGLGKVDPRTRERVRQAAAELGYRPNLRAQRLRRGEAKAIALASSMPFAVAGGPSRLGFYMEVAAAAAESALTHGFALVLVPPVQSGSALYSVDIDGAIVVEPDTADAAAAQLRERGLPYVALGRPMAPDEDVPYVDLRGGRVTELLLRHLHDQGATRPALMVGSGSRHSSVDAVAAYEHMARERGWPPVVARVAESGGEQAGYEACATLLAEHPGTDAVCAMVDAFAVGAVRAVRDSGRSVPDDVMVATRYDGLRARTCEPPLTAVDLHLEQAASAAVELLLRRLRGDTTTPTVAESPEPAVIARASSVRDRERGGKG
- a CDS encoding PadR family transcriptional regulator, which produces MALEHAILVSLLEKPGSGYELARRFERSIGYFWTATHQQIYRVLGRMEGGGLLHVRDVPQQGRPDKKEYSVAAPGRAVLSAWLHEPVEPESVRHELAVKIRGAAFDDPTALISEVERHRKVHDDRLRRYLTGEQRDFTGPEAPDPLDVGQELQHVVLRGGIAYERMTIAWLDDVLDTLHRLHAGKSRA
- a CDS encoding AQJ64_40280 family protein; protein product: MAELHTTVTWVDVRERLPRAGHPVAAAITGRYPAEATADPATARRQEFWLVRTMYFTDRHHTETGGVHRDCFVDSDGVVRFPHDPDSDDSVTHWAELPTLPGEATHLLLGDDVRPALLKAWNMG